One part of the Rutidosis leptorrhynchoides isolate AG116_Rl617_1_P2 unplaced genomic scaffold, CSIRO_AGI_Rlap_v1 contig455, whole genome shotgun sequence genome encodes these proteins:
- the LOC139883809 gene encoding LOW QUALITY PROTEIN: heparanase-like protein 1 (The sequence of the model RefSeq protein was modified relative to this genomic sequence to represent the inferred CDS: inserted 2 bases in 2 codons): protein MGFRISLFVLLALFPAVLAQEIRRTTIVVDGASKVAQTDENFVCATIDWWPHDKCNYNQCPWKYSSAINLDLSHPLLAKAIKAFKNLRIRIGGSLQDQILYDVPSLKAPCHPFRKMDDGLFGFSKGCLHMSRWDELNHLFNRTGAIVTFGLNALYGRHQIRKGVWGGDWDPTNARDFMKYTISKRYKIDSWEFGNELSGNGVGASVSAELYGKDVINLKNMINDLYKGSLSKPALVAPGGFFDQDWFSKLLQVSGSSVVDAMTHHIYNLGPGSDPALVSKILDPHFLDKVSETFSDVKQTIQREGPWASAWVGESGGAYNSGGRDVSDTFVNSFWYLDQLGMASRYNTKVYCRQTLIGGNYGLLNTTTLVPNPDYYSALLWHRLMGKGVLSIGSDASSYLRTYAHCSKGRKGITILLINLSNQTRYIVSVRNSITIKILSEERNFQTESSLTRNLKKTFSWVGXKASDGPLFREEYHLTPKDGYLKSKTTVLNGIPVRLSEXGDIPELEPVHNEANSPLTISPLSTAFVVFPNFDAPACV from the exons ATGGGATTTCGCATCTCCTTGTTTGTTCTTCTGGCTTTGTTCCCAGCAGTTTTGGCGCAGGAAATCAGACGTACCACAATTGTAGTTGATGGGGCTAGTAAAGTCGCTCAAACTGATGAAAATTTTGTATGTGCTACAATCGATTGGTGGCCTCATGACAAGTGCAACTACAATCAATGTCCATGGAAATATTCTTCTGCAATAAACCTG GATTTGTCTCATCCTCTCCTTGCCAAAGCTATCAAAG CTTTTAAGAATTTGAGGATAAGAATTGGTGGATCTTTGCAAGACCAAATATTATATGATGTTCCAAGTTTGAAGGCTCCCTGCCATCCATTCAGAAAGATGGACGATGGATTGTTTGGATTTTCAAAGGGATGCTTGCATATGAGTCGGTGGGACGAGCTCAACCATTTATTCAACAGAACAGG AGCTATCGTGACTTTTGGCTTGAACGCACTCTATGGGAGGCACCAAATCAGAAAGGGTGTTTGGGGAGGAGATTGGGATCCGACCAATGCTCGTGATTTCATGAAATATACTATTTCAAAGAGATACAAGATAGACTCATGGGAATTCG GTAACGAGTTGAGCGGAAATGGTGTTGGTGCAAGTGTGAGTGCTGAACTTTATGGGAAAGATGTAATAAACTTGAAAAATATGATCAATGACTTGTACAAAGGTTCCCTCTCCAAACCAGCACTAGTGGCACCTGGGGGATTCTTTGACCAAGACTGGTTTTCTAAGCTCCTTCAAGTCTCTGGTTCGAGTGTCGTCGACGCCATGACTCATCACATATACAATCTTGGCCCTG GTTCTGATCCTGCTCTTGTGAGCAAGATATTGGATCCCCATTTCTTGGACAAGGTATCAGAAACATTCAGTGACGTTAAGCAGACAATTCAGAGAGAAGGTCCGTGGGCATCGGCGTGGGTCGGAGAATCCGGCGGTGCGTATAACAGCGGCGGACGCGATGTGTCTGACACATTCGTCAACAGCTTTTGGTATTTGGATCAACTTGGAATGGCGTCGAGGTACAATACCAAAGTATATTGCAGACAGACCTTAATTGGTGGCAACTATGGTCTCCTCAACACAACCACTTTGGTTCCAAATCCGGATTACTACAG TGCACTTCTATGGCATCGGCTGATGGGAAAAGGTGTTCTGAGCATTGGTAGCGATGCTTCTTCATATCTACGAACTTATGCCCATTGTTCTAAAGGACGA AAGGGTATAACTATACTCCTGATCAATTTAAGCAATCAGACCAGATACATAGTCAGTGTTCGTAACAGTATTACCATCAAGATACTGTCAGAAGAAAGGAACTTTCAGACAGAGAGCTCGCTAACTCGTAATCTGAAGAAGACATTTTCATGGGTTG CAAAAGCATCAGATGGGCCTCTTTTCAGGGAGGAATACCACTTGACACCAAAAGACGGGTATTTGAAAAGTAAAACCACCGTTCTGAATGGAATTCCGGTAAGACTTTCGG GCGGAGACATCCCAGAATTAGAACCTGTCCATAATGAGGCCAACTCCCCGTTGACTATCTCTCCCCTATCCACTGCTTTCGTAGTATTCCCGAACTTTGATGCTCCAGCTTGCGTGTAA